The Gracilibacillus caseinilyticus genome segment TATATTTATTGGCTAGAATAATATTACGAAAACGAGTAGCTGCGGCAATACAACCTCTTCTTAGAAAAGCAAATCCTGAATTATTAGATGAGGTTGGTTATCGCGCTATCACCATCGGTTTTCCTGTCTTTACACTTGGTGGATTGATTTTCGCATCCATTTGGGCACAAGAGGCTTGGAATCGTTATTGGGGATGGGATCCGAAAGAGGTGTGGGCACTCATAACCTGGTTCTTTTATGCTATATTCTTGCATCTCCGTTTGTCTCGAGGCTGGCATGGTGAGCGATCTGCATGGTTAGCTGTGGTGGGTTTTGCAATAATTATGTTTAACTTAATCGTGGTTAATCTCGTACTAGCTGGTTTGCATTCTTACGCATAACAAGACAGATGAAGGCCATTCATTTGTTAGTTCTGTCATTTACTTATATACTGTAGGTAGTGACAGGGGGGAGGTAAAGATGGAAACAGAAGGTAACAAAGTATTAGTAGTAGATGATGAGGAAAGAATTCGTCGTTTATTAAAAATGTACCTTGAACGAGAAGGGTATGAGATAGAAGAAGCAGAAGACGGCGAACAAGCATTAAAATTAGCTTTATCAAATGATTATGATGTCATATTACTCGATTTGATGATGCCTGGCAAAGACGGGCTTGAGGTTTGTAAAGAAATACGATTGCATAAAGCAACACCGGTTATGATGTTGACGGCAAAAGGTGAAGAGTTAAATCGAATTCACGGCTTTGAAGCTGGTACTGACGATTACATTGTCAAGCCTTTTAGTCCACGTGAAGTAGTATTACGTGTTAAAGCGTTATTAAGAAGGTCCTCTGCTTCAACGAATATCAATCAGTCGACTCGCTCGAAAGACTTGATTGAATTCCAACATCTCCTCATAGATAATGATGCACATCGTGTGCTAGCAGACAATCAAGAGGTAAGTTTAACACCAAAAGAATATGAATTACTCTTATTTCTAGCAAAATCACCGGATAAAGTATTCGAACGAGAAGCTTTATTAAAGGAAGTGTGGAAATATGAATTTTTTGGTGATTTACGAACAGTCGATACTCATGTAAAGCGACTACGTGAAAAATTAAACAAAGTATCTGCAGAAGCGGCAAAAATGATTGTTACTGTATGGGGTGTCGGTTATAAATTTGAAGTAACAAAACCGTAATAGAAGATTGTTTGATGGTGAGTATACTTAATAGGGAATCTGGTGGAAATCCAGAACTGTCCTCGCAACTGTAAGTGCAAACGAAACAGCAACAACCACTGTACGCAATATTTGATGTATGGGAAGGTGCTGGAGTAGAGTAAAGCACAAAGTCAGGAGACCTGCCATCTGACATGTATTCATGCTTCGGGGATTAAGCATGTAAAGTAGTGTTTTTCCATATATACATACTTGCAAAATGCTTGGATCCTCAAAGAGTTTACTATTGAGGAGAGAAGAATGTGAAACAGTTTAAACAACTATTAATAGTTATCATATTAGCGGTAGTAATGACAGCTTGTGGCAATACGGGAACCAATGTGGCCGAAGGAGATATTAACGTATCGCTAACGATAACGGATCAAATTACGAATAAGACAATTAGTGAAGAGTCCTACACGGTAACATCCGGAACAACATTAGAAGACCTTCTGCAGGATAATTATGAGGTAGAAGTGACGGAGGATGGATTCTTAACTTCCATTAATGGACATGAGCAAAATGTTGAAGAAAATGAGTATTGGACATATGAAGCAAACGGTGAAATGGTAAGCGAAGGAATTGCAGATTATGAAGTGCAGGATGAAGATGACATTACTTTTGATCTTCAAATAATAGAGTGATTCGTTGAATATCTATAAACTGACATTAATATCCTTATTGGCAGCAGTATGTGTGGCAGGCCGAATTTGTTTTCAATTTTTGCCGAATATTCAGCCGGTTACTGCAATTATTATTGTGGCAGGAGCATTACTCGGGGTGGTTCCTGCCATTTGTATCGCAATCGTTTCGACTTATGTGACAAATTTGTTTATGGGAATGGGTATATGGACGATTTGGCAGATATTTGCATGGTCTATCATCGGTTTACTAGCTGGACTGATCGGGAGGTATGTGCCTGCCAGATATCATCTGGTTATTCTCACAGGATTTAGTGTGCTGGCGGCTTTTCTTTATGGTTTGGTTCTTAACTTAGGCACCTTCACTTTCTCAGGCAGCTTTTTTGCCTACATGCTGGCAAGCATACCGTTTGACTTGATGCATGCAATTGGCAATCTTGTTTTTATGTTGATTTTATATCCCGTAATAAGAAGAGTTTTTCAGCAAAATTTAGAAAAAATAGAGCGATAACCTACCACAGTGTAAATGACTGTGGTATTTTTATTTTATAGTATAAGTTTTTGTAACTTTTGCTAGCGTTTATTCGACAAATAAAGTATCGGTGAGGGGGTCTTATGATGAAGACCACATTTGAG includes the following:
- a CDS encoding DUF4430 domain-containing protein; its protein translation is MKQFKQLLIVIILAVVMTACGNTGTNVAEGDINVSLTITDQITNKTISEESYTVTSGTTLEDLLQDNYEVEVTEDGFLTSINGHEQNVEENEYWTYEANGEMVSEGIADYEVQDEDDITFDLQIIE
- a CDS encoding response regulator transcription factor, producing METEGNKVLVVDDEERIRRLLKMYLEREGYEIEEAEDGEQALKLALSNDYDVILLDLMMPGKDGLEVCKEIRLHKATPVMMLTAKGEELNRIHGFEAGTDDYIVKPFSPREVVLRVKALLRRSSASTNINQSTRSKDLIEFQHLLIDNDAHRVLADNQEVSLTPKEYELLLFLAKSPDKVFEREALLKEVWKYEFFGDLRTVDTHVKRLREKLNKVSAEAAKMIVTVWGVGYKFEVTKP
- a CDS encoding ECF transporter S component, translating into MNIYKLTLISLLAAVCVAGRICFQFLPNIQPVTAIIIVAGALLGVVPAICIAIVSTYVTNLFMGMGIWTIWQIFAWSIIGLLAGLIGRYVPARYHLVILTGFSVLAAFLYGLVLNLGTFTFSGSFFAYMLASIPFDLMHAIGNLVFMLILYPVIRRVFQQNLEKIER